A genomic stretch from Alteribacter keqinensis includes:
- a CDS encoding glutaredoxin family protein: MSQVIVYSTQNCVECDIVKQMLKENNIDFEVRDVMSSREYQKEVEGFGIMGVPVTVFEGEAVKGMNPELQTLVEKIKQTQ; the protein is encoded by the coding sequence ATGTCTCAAGTGATCGTTTATTCAACGCAAAACTGTGTGGAATGTGACATCGTCAAGCAAATGCTCAAGGAAAACAACATTGATTTTGAAGTGCGTGATGTGATGAGCAGCCGTGAGTATCAAAAAGAAGTAGAAGGGTTCGGCATTATGGGAGTACCTGTAACGGTCTTTGAAGGCGAAGCGGTTAAAGGGATGAACCCTGAACTTCAAACGCTGGTTGAAAAGATCA
- a CDS encoding tetratricopeptide repeat protein: MNQIDEGKQHHRMREWKKAIACYETYIKESKGTAPDQVFQLLARALRFNGHPKRSLTVIQQGLNQFPESETLLVELHQHYDFTAEWKKAKSVAKKLVKSDPGKPDYLFRMGRTYSFLDDYSKARQTYKKALERKHLTSFSSLIEKIEDSFPDSSSSYTSHYRYVDGINNFGAIFHENAHHRYFTKISSLTGKKNGAAREESFYMEVCSDFPELKALVPGFVNTRHLDGLSYLTIEMINATPSDKKHAQQAVRASHKLTRVSYNDIKQLEHRIEVLEEERRYMKTFG, encoded by the coding sequence GTGAATCAGATTGATGAAGGGAAGCAGCACCACCGTATGCGGGAATGGAAAAAAGCCATTGCGTGCTACGAAACATACATAAAAGAATCTAAAGGTACCGCTCCTGATCAGGTGTTTCAACTCCTGGCACGGGCACTGCGTTTTAACGGACACCCGAAAAGGTCCCTTACTGTTATTCAACAGGGGTTAAACCAGTTTCCGGAAAGCGAAACTCTCTTAGTGGAGCTGCACCAGCATTATGACTTTACCGCTGAATGGAAAAAAGCAAAATCAGTTGCAAAGAAACTGGTGAAATCAGACCCCGGGAAACCTGATTACCTCTTTCGCATGGGACGGACCTACTCCTTTCTTGATGACTACTCCAAAGCAAGACAAACATATAAAAAGGCACTTGAACGAAAGCACCTTACATCCTTTTCTTCATTAATTGAAAAAATTGAGGACAGTTTTCCTGACTCGTCTTCTTCATACACATCCCATTACCGCTATGTAGACGGTATAAATAACTTTGGCGCTATTTTTCATGAAAATGCGCATCATCGCTATTTCACGAAAATTTCAAGCCTGACCGGGAAAAAGAACGGAGCTGCCAGGGAGGAGTCTTTTTATATGGAGGTGTGTTCCGATTTCCCTGAGCTTAAAGCGTTGGTGCCGGGTTTTGTGAACACCCGGCATCTTGACGGTCTCAGCTATCTGACGATTGAGATGATCAATGCCACCCCCAGCGATAAAAAGCATGCACAGCAGGCCGTGAGGGCTTCACACAAACTTACGCGTGTTTCCTATAACGATATCAAGCAGCTTGAACATCGCATTGAAGTGCTTGAAGAAGAACGGCGTTATATGAAAACGTTTGGATGA
- a CDS encoding DUF1761 domain-containing protein, with translation MLSFVIAWVLVVFLGPERNAAIGASAGFMAGLFWVAAAMGITYLFERKPVKFFLINAGYHVVTFTLIGFILDVWR, from the coding sequence GTGCTGTCCTTTGTCATTGCCTGGGTGCTTGTTGTGTTTCTTGGTCCTGAGAGGAATGCGGCGATTGGAGCTTCGGCAGGATTTATGGCAGGGCTTTTCTGGGTGGCGGCTGCTATGGGTATTACCTATTTGTTTGAACGAAAACCGGTAAAATTTTTTCTTATTAATGCCGGGTACCATGTTGTGACATTTACGCTGATAGGCTTTATTTTAGATGTTTGGCGTTAA
- the tenA gene encoding thiaminase II, giving the protein MSFTKQLREEADPLFQKVYEHPFVQGIRNETLEKEQLIHYVKQDYEYLNAMIQTRALTMAKCTTREEMTLLNEGIGFILNDETHPHNNFCSVAGVSFEDLQGQPLAPVAHHYSQFMMQTASNGTLGEALAAALPCPWIYLDIGERMIKEINHNKNHLFFDWIAFYGAQEMPRINQTTEWLDELAEKAGHEEREKMRSHFLTACRLEYMFFDMAYHKHDWPI; this is encoded by the coding sequence ATGAGTTTTACAAAACAATTGCGAGAAGAAGCAGACCCGTTATTTCAAAAGGTTTACGAACATCCCTTCGTTCAGGGAATTCGTAACGAAACACTGGAAAAAGAACAGCTGATTCACTATGTAAAGCAAGATTATGAGTATTTAAATGCCATGATTCAGACAAGGGCGCTGACAATGGCGAAATGTACAACCCGAGAAGAGATGACGCTGCTAAACGAGGGCATCGGCTTTATCCTTAACGATGAAACCCATCCACACAATAATTTCTGTTCCGTGGCCGGTGTGTCATTTGAAGATCTTCAAGGGCAGCCATTAGCTCCCGTCGCCCACCACTACAGCCAGTTTATGATGCAGACAGCCAGTAACGGCACTTTGGGAGAGGCTTTGGCCGCAGCCCTTCCCTGCCCGTGGATTTACCTCGATATCGGTGAGCGGATGATCAAAGAAATCAATCATAACAAAAACCACCTTTTTTTTGACTGGATCGCCTTTTACGGAGCTCAGGAGATGCCCCGGATTAACCAGACAACCGAATGGCTCGATGAACTCGCTGAAAAAGCCGGTCACGAGGAGCGTGAGAAAATGCGCTCCCACTTCCTTACTGCCTGCCGCCTTGAATACATGTTTTTTGACATGGCCTATCACAAACACGATTGGCCGATTTAA
- a CDS encoding VOC family protein — protein MESAIQRVGQIGIPVQEIERAVRFYKEKLGLPLLFSTGSMAFFDCEGLRLMLTLPEKEAFGHPSSVIYFTVKDIRKAYEDLQQKSVVFIDEPHVVAKMGNTETWMTFFKDGEGNTHAFISEIKAK, from the coding sequence ATGGAATCAGCCATTCAAAGGGTAGGACAGATCGGCATCCCTGTTCAAGAAATCGAACGGGCTGTACGCTTTTACAAAGAAAAACTCGGTCTCCCCCTCTTGTTCAGCACCGGCAGCATGGCCTTTTTTGACTGTGAAGGCTTGAGGCTCATGCTGACCTTGCCGGAAAAAGAAGCGTTTGGTCATCCAAGCTCGGTTATCTATTTCACGGTTAAAGATATCCGAAAAGCTTATGAAGATTTACAGCAAAAGAGCGTTGTATTTATTGATGAGCCGCATGTGGTCGCTAAAATGGGAAATACGGAGACATGGATGACTTTTTTTAAGGACGGAGAAGGAAATACACATGCT